Proteins encoded in a region of the Isosphaeraceae bacterium EP7 genome:
- a CDS encoding MFS transporter, with protein MSQADNQAARSRGSRTLQALEIPEFRRFYLGLGISLIGSWLQAAAVRWIVFERTGSEEALGLVEAASILPGLVVGLFAGSLADRVAPKPLILFAQTGQMLFAFGLAAAVAFDDAQPWKLALLVACNRVFVAFEMPGRLVLLHGLVGRDLMPNAIALHSGLFNASRILGPALAGPCLIWLGGAACFGLNGLSYLAAIVALLTIRPVAAERPAGGHHSGILGGLSYLRSDHRVAALFLMVGFFGVFGMGYDAMVPAYARKVVQTDVVGYSLLMASSGAGATLGAFWVASMGGVRRKERLILGGLALFAVGLAGLAIFPPWIEARWPEVRLAMPVASACLLVVGLGAVIFYASAQSLIQSTVPDALRGRMMGIWMVVYSGSVPLGALLTGSAAQAWGVGRIILVSSVLCLLVAAVAWKTRLIAARQGFEADPSARIDLMPSMIESSTGSAQGEGRP; from the coding sequence ATGAGTCAGGCCGACAACCAGGCCGCCCGATCGCGGGGCTCGCGGACCTTGCAGGCCCTGGAAATCCCCGAGTTCCGCCGGTTCTATCTCGGCCTGGGCATCAGCCTGATCGGCAGCTGGCTCCAGGCCGCGGCCGTCCGCTGGATCGTCTTCGAGCGGACCGGGTCGGAAGAGGCGCTCGGCCTGGTCGAGGCCGCCAGCATCCTGCCCGGCCTGGTCGTGGGCCTCTTCGCCGGGTCGCTGGCCGACCGGGTGGCCCCCAAGCCCTTGATCCTGTTCGCCCAGACGGGCCAGATGCTCTTCGCCTTCGGGCTTGCCGCGGCGGTGGCCTTCGACGACGCCCAGCCCTGGAAGCTGGCTCTGCTGGTAGCCTGCAACCGCGTCTTCGTCGCCTTCGAGATGCCCGGCCGGCTCGTCCTGCTGCACGGCCTGGTCGGCCGCGACCTGATGCCCAACGCCATCGCGTTGCACTCGGGCCTGTTCAACGCCTCGCGGATCCTAGGCCCGGCGCTGGCCGGCCCTTGCCTGATCTGGCTGGGCGGTGCCGCCTGCTTCGGCCTGAATGGACTGAGCTACCTCGCCGCGATCGTCGCCTTGCTGACGATTCGCCCAGTCGCGGCTGAGCGACCGGCCGGAGGACACCATTCCGGGATCCTGGGAGGCCTCTCCTACCTCCGCAGCGATCACCGGGTCGCGGCCTTGTTCCTGATGGTCGGCTTCTTCGGCGTCTTCGGCATGGGGTACGACGCGATGGTCCCCGCTTATGCCCGCAAGGTGGTGCAGACCGACGTGGTCGGCTACAGCCTGCTGATGGCGAGCAGCGGGGCGGGGGCGACGCTCGGGGCGTTCTGGGTCGCCTCGATGGGCGGAGTCCGACGCAAGGAGCGCCTGATCCTGGGCGGATTGGCCCTGTTCGCGGTCGGGCTCGCCGGCCTGGCCATCTTCCCCCCCTGGATCGAGGCGAGATGGCCCGAGGTCCGGCTGGCGATGCCCGTCGCGTCGGCCTGCTTGCTGGTGGTCGGCCTCGGGGCGGTGATCTTCTATGCGTCGGCCCAGTCGCTCATCCAGTCGACCGTGCCCGACGCCTTGCGCGGCCGGATGATGGGCATTTGGATGGTCGTCTACTCGGGCTCGGTGCCGCTCGGGGCACTCCTGACCGGCTCGGCGGCGCAGGCCTGGGGCGTGGGCCGGATCATCCTCGTCTCGTCGGTCCTTTGCCTGCTCGTCGCCGCCGTCGCCTGGAAGACCCGCTTGATCGCCGCCCGTCAGGGCTTCGAGGCCGACCCTTCCGCCAGGATCGACTTGATGCCGTCGATGATCGAGTCCTCAACGGGCTCGGCCCAGGGCGAGGGAAGGCCGTAG